In Festucalex cinctus isolate MCC-2025b chromosome 21, RoL_Fcin_1.0, whole genome shotgun sequence, one genomic interval encodes:
- the rps6kc1 gene encoding ribosomal protein S6 kinase delta-1 isoform X2 produces the protein MPTRVVFVLQCRNSICLDLSCAEDWTITSEYGGASSDSGDLNSLAADTTADSLDDGVASGRTSPKQPQGAARASFSGGGSPRLRDRRRAPSPAAEASRPGRASLFSKKGGGGGLDEKLKAADYLDRAGELIREAVRKEEQRDYQAAFAFYRNGVDLLLQGVQGESSPTRREAVKKKTAEYLMRAEQISSQHLGSSMGQSSTQTLVMGAQCCASTRRGSQHSLSDDLGAYRVLGVIDKVLLVMDKRTRESLVVKGLRKSSDCSRVKKSVAPRSVPHMVQLKKLVNADDTVFLLLQHAEGGKLWSHIGKYLRTSNPDESFDIPFIQKSHTAGVRSPRCAAPPPDADSGAPGGSAPAARSHSATHANKNSEASPRKSDPFARLRKKAAAHHPDSGAASEEEGTDSYLTLCNEYEQEKVAPDALEEDARSEQEVASGTTAASQSDGSPSSPVGCRDFFAGEGRDPGDDGAKHTPMEFFRIDSKDSASEVTCLDWAEQQQQQLTSEVKGHGAHFWGLDQSDKESNESVPVISFKEAAEDEGHRPDLLSNLPVVGGAAEQPQTLAPGPGLEVATSPQRSIKPDVLQLAEEEEEERQPSSFASSSALMSLWDDYSLTFGQTDDASRQNNDSRPDAASSLPDKAVRSHAMEKIQAEAREKWVDFGGESSSADAVESGREGVSRLFAELDELSLAASQARIPEAFVRCWAAEMVTALDCLHQEGIVCRDLNPNNILLDRQGHVQLTYFCSWSDVEESCDKEASANMYCAPEVGGIGEETAACDWWSLGAILFELLTSTSLLQCHPAGIGRHTALNVPEWLSEEARSLLEQLLQYNPSERLGAGVAGADDVKSHPFFAKVDWSK, from the exons ATGCCAACaagagttgtttttgttttgcagtgtAGGAACAGCATATGTCT AGACCTGAGTTGTGCAGAAGATTGGACAATCACATCCGAGTATGGAG GCGCGTCCAGCGACAGCGGCGACTTGAACTCGCTGGCCGCGGACACGACGGCGGACTCTCTGGACGATGGCGTGGCCTCGGGCCGCACCTCCCCCAAGCAGCCGCAGGGGGCCGCCAGAGCCAGCTTTAGCGGCGGCGGCAGTCCTCGCTTGCGCGATCGCCGTCGCGCCCCGTCGCCCGCCGCGGAAGCCAGCCGGCCCGGCCGCGCGTCGCTCTTCTCCAAgaaaggcggcggcggcggcctggaCGAGAAGTTGAAGGCCGCCGACTACCTGGACAGAGCCGGCGAGCTGATCCGCGAGGCCGTGCGGAAGGAGGAGCAGCGAGACTACCAGGCGGCGTTCGCCTTCTACCGCAACGGAGTGGACCTGCTGCTGCAAGGGGTTCAAG GTGAGTCCAGCCCGACGCGGCGCGAGGCGGTGAAGAAGAAGACGGCCGAGTACCTGATGCGAGCAGAGCAAATATCCAGTCAGCATCTTGGCAGCAGCATGGGACAAAGTTCAACACAAACACTG GTGATGGGGGCGCAATGCTGCGCGTCCACCAGACGAGGGAGCCAGCACAGTCTTTCCGATGATCTGGGCGCTTACAGGGTTCTGGGCGTCATCGATAAG GTTCTTCTGGTCATGGACAAGAGAACACGCGAGTCGTTGGTGGTGAAA GGTTTGCGCAAGAGCAGCGACTGCAGCCGCGTGAAGAAGAGCGTCGCGCCTCGCTCGGTGCCGCACATGGTGCAGCTCAAGAAGCTCGTCAACGCCGACGACACCGTCTTCCTCTTGCTGCAGCACGCCGAGG GTGGCAAGTTGTGGTCTCACATCGGAAAGTACCTCCGCACTTCCAACCCGGATGAGAGCTTCGACATCCCGTTCATCCAGAAGAGCCACACGGCGGGCGTCCGCTCGCCGCGCTGCGCCGCGCCGCCCCCGGACGCCGATTCCGGCGCTCCCGGCGGCTCCGCGCCCGCCGCCCGTTCGCATTCTGCGACGCATGCCAACAAAAACTCAGAGGCCTCTCCTCGTAAAAGCGACCCTTTTGCACGGCTCCGCAAAAAAGCCGCCGCCCACCACCCCGACTCGGGCGCCGCCTCCGAGGAGGAAGGCACCGACAGTTACCTGACGCTTTGCAACGAGTACGAGCAGGAGAAAGTGGCGCCGGACGCTCTCGAGGAGGACGCGAGGAGCGAGCAGGAAGTGGCGTCGGGGACGACCGCCGCCTCGCAGAGCGACGGCAGCCCGTCGTCGCCCGTCGGATGTCGGGACTTTTTCGCCGGCGAGGGGCGGGACCCCGGCGACGATGGCGCCAAGCACACGCCCATGGAGTTCTTCCGCATCGACAGCAAAGACAGCGCCAGCGAGGTGACCTGCCTCGACTGGGcggagcagcagcaacagcagctgaCCTCGGAGGTCAAAGGTCACGGTGCGCACTTCTGGGGGTTAGATCAAAGCGATAAAGAGTCCAATGAGTCGGTGCCGGTCATTTCTTTCAAAGAGGCGGCGGAGGATGAGGGTCATCGGCCGGACCTCTTGAGCAATCTGCCCGTGGTGGGCGGGGCCGCAGAGCAACCGCAAACGTTGGCGCCGGGTCCGGGCCTCGAGGTCGCGACCTCCCCTCAAAGATCCATCAAGCCGGATGTTTTACAGCTCgccgaagaggaagaggaagagcgtCAGCCTTCGTCTTTCGCCTCTTCGTCCGCCTTGATGTCCCTGTGGGACGACTACAGTTTGACTTTTGGACAAACGGACGACGCGTCGCGGCAAAATAACGACTCTCGGCCGGATGCGGCGAGCTCGCTTCCGGACAAAGCGGTACGCTCGCATGCGATGGAAAAGATTCAAGCCGAGGCCCGTGAGAAGTGGGTGGATTTCGGCGGCGAGTCGTCGTCAGCCGACGCGGTCGAGTCGGGCCGAGAGGGCGTGTCCCGGTTGTTTGCCGAGCTGGACGAGCTGTCGCTGGCGGCGTCCCAGGCTCGCATTCCCGAGGCGTTTGTCCGATGTTGGGCCGCGGAGATGGTGACGGCGCTGGATTGTCTGCACCAGGAGGGCATCGTCTGCCGGGACCTCAATCCCAACAACATCCTCCTCGATCGACAAG gTCACGTTCAGCTGACGTACTTCTGCAGCTGGAGTGACGTGGAGGAGTCGTGTGACAAAGAGGCCAGCGCTAACATGTACTGCGCGCCAG AGGTGGGCGGCATCGGCGAGGAGACGGCGGCGTGCGATTGGTGGAGTTTGGGCGCCATCTTGTTTGAGCTGCTCACAAGCACG TCGCTGCTGCAGTGCCATCCGGCGGGAATCGGACGCCACACGGCGCTCAACGTCCCCGAGTGGCTGTCGGAGGAAGCGCGCTCGCTGCTGGAACAG TTGCTGCAGTACAACCCGAGCGAGCGGCTGGGCGCGGGGGTGGCCGGCGCCGACGACGTCAAATCGCACCCCTTCTTTGCCAAAGTGGACTGGAGCAAGTAG
- the rps6kc1 gene encoding ribosomal protein S6 kinase delta-1 isoform X1: protein MISQRDSGDFARFYTVTEPTKHRKGYTVYKVTARIICRKNTEDVQEITVWKRYSDFRKLHHNLWQLHKKVCNQSELFPPFAKAKVFGRFDDSVIEERRQCLEDLLQFSANIPALYSSQHVHEFFKGGEVHDGSELIGPSEPFADFLADTLWDCSSDVQRDLSCAEDWTITSEYGGASSDSGDLNSLAADTTADSLDDGVASGRTSPKQPQGAARASFSGGGSPRLRDRRRAPSPAAEASRPGRASLFSKKGGGGGLDEKLKAADYLDRAGELIREAVRKEEQRDYQAAFAFYRNGVDLLLQGVQGESSPTRREAVKKKTAEYLMRAEQISSQHLGSSMGQSSTQTLVMGAQCCASTRRGSQHSLSDDLGAYRVLGVIDKVLLVMDKRTRESLVVKGLRKSSDCSRVKKSVAPRSVPHMVQLKKLVNADDTVFLLLQHAEGGKLWSHIGKYLRTSNPDESFDIPFIQKSHTAGVRSPRCAAPPPDADSGAPGGSAPAARSHSATHANKNSEASPRKSDPFARLRKKAAAHHPDSGAASEEEGTDSYLTLCNEYEQEKVAPDALEEDARSEQEVASGTTAASQSDGSPSSPVGCRDFFAGEGRDPGDDGAKHTPMEFFRIDSKDSASEVTCLDWAEQQQQQLTSEVKGHGAHFWGLDQSDKESNESVPVISFKEAAEDEGHRPDLLSNLPVVGGAAEQPQTLAPGPGLEVATSPQRSIKPDVLQLAEEEEEERQPSSFASSSALMSLWDDYSLTFGQTDDASRQNNDSRPDAASSLPDKAVRSHAMEKIQAEAREKWVDFGGESSSADAVESGREGVSRLFAELDELSLAASQARIPEAFVRCWAAEMVTALDCLHQEGIVCRDLNPNNILLDRQGHVQLTYFCSWSDVEESCDKEASANMYCAPEVGGIGEETAACDWWSLGAILFELLTSTSLLQCHPAGIGRHTALNVPEWLSEEARSLLEQLLQYNPSERLGAGVAGADDVKSHPFFAKVDWSK, encoded by the exons ATGATATCGCAGCGGGACAGCGGGGATTTCGCTCGTTTTTATACCGTCACGGAGCCCACGAAGCACCGGAAAGGCTACACGGTGTACAAAGTGACCGCGCGG ATCATTTGTCGGAAGAACACAGAGGATGTCCAAGAG ATAACGGTGTGGAAACGGTACAGCGACTTTCGGAAACTTCACCACAACCTCTGGCAGCTGCACAAGAAGGTTTGTAACCAGTCGGAGCTGTTTCCTCCCTTTGCCAAGGCCAAAGTGTTTG GTCGCTTCGATGACTCTGTGATCGAGGAGCGCAGGCAGTGCTTGGAGGATCTGCTGCAGTTCTCGGCCAACATTCCCGCCTTGTACAGCAGTCAGCACGTCCACGAGTTCTTCAAG GGAGGCGAGGTCCACGACGGCTCGGAGCTCATCGGACCGTCGGAGCCCTTCGCCGATTTCCTGGCTGACACTTTGTGGGACTGCAGCTCGGATG TTCAAAGAGACCTGAGTTGTGCAGAAGATTGGACAATCACATCCGAGTATGGAG GCGCGTCCAGCGACAGCGGCGACTTGAACTCGCTGGCCGCGGACACGACGGCGGACTCTCTGGACGATGGCGTGGCCTCGGGCCGCACCTCCCCCAAGCAGCCGCAGGGGGCCGCCAGAGCCAGCTTTAGCGGCGGCGGCAGTCCTCGCTTGCGCGATCGCCGTCGCGCCCCGTCGCCCGCCGCGGAAGCCAGCCGGCCCGGCCGCGCGTCGCTCTTCTCCAAgaaaggcggcggcggcggcctggaCGAGAAGTTGAAGGCCGCCGACTACCTGGACAGAGCCGGCGAGCTGATCCGCGAGGCCGTGCGGAAGGAGGAGCAGCGAGACTACCAGGCGGCGTTCGCCTTCTACCGCAACGGAGTGGACCTGCTGCTGCAAGGGGTTCAAG GTGAGTCCAGCCCGACGCGGCGCGAGGCGGTGAAGAAGAAGACGGCCGAGTACCTGATGCGAGCAGAGCAAATATCCAGTCAGCATCTTGGCAGCAGCATGGGACAAAGTTCAACACAAACACTG GTGATGGGGGCGCAATGCTGCGCGTCCACCAGACGAGGGAGCCAGCACAGTCTTTCCGATGATCTGGGCGCTTACAGGGTTCTGGGCGTCATCGATAAG GTTCTTCTGGTCATGGACAAGAGAACACGCGAGTCGTTGGTGGTGAAA GGTTTGCGCAAGAGCAGCGACTGCAGCCGCGTGAAGAAGAGCGTCGCGCCTCGCTCGGTGCCGCACATGGTGCAGCTCAAGAAGCTCGTCAACGCCGACGACACCGTCTTCCTCTTGCTGCAGCACGCCGAGG GTGGCAAGTTGTGGTCTCACATCGGAAAGTACCTCCGCACTTCCAACCCGGATGAGAGCTTCGACATCCCGTTCATCCAGAAGAGCCACACGGCGGGCGTCCGCTCGCCGCGCTGCGCCGCGCCGCCCCCGGACGCCGATTCCGGCGCTCCCGGCGGCTCCGCGCCCGCCGCCCGTTCGCATTCTGCGACGCATGCCAACAAAAACTCAGAGGCCTCTCCTCGTAAAAGCGACCCTTTTGCACGGCTCCGCAAAAAAGCCGCCGCCCACCACCCCGACTCGGGCGCCGCCTCCGAGGAGGAAGGCACCGACAGTTACCTGACGCTTTGCAACGAGTACGAGCAGGAGAAAGTGGCGCCGGACGCTCTCGAGGAGGACGCGAGGAGCGAGCAGGAAGTGGCGTCGGGGACGACCGCCGCCTCGCAGAGCGACGGCAGCCCGTCGTCGCCCGTCGGATGTCGGGACTTTTTCGCCGGCGAGGGGCGGGACCCCGGCGACGATGGCGCCAAGCACACGCCCATGGAGTTCTTCCGCATCGACAGCAAAGACAGCGCCAGCGAGGTGACCTGCCTCGACTGGGcggagcagcagcaacagcagctgaCCTCGGAGGTCAAAGGTCACGGTGCGCACTTCTGGGGGTTAGATCAAAGCGATAAAGAGTCCAATGAGTCGGTGCCGGTCATTTCTTTCAAAGAGGCGGCGGAGGATGAGGGTCATCGGCCGGACCTCTTGAGCAATCTGCCCGTGGTGGGCGGGGCCGCAGAGCAACCGCAAACGTTGGCGCCGGGTCCGGGCCTCGAGGTCGCGACCTCCCCTCAAAGATCCATCAAGCCGGATGTTTTACAGCTCgccgaagaggaagaggaagagcgtCAGCCTTCGTCTTTCGCCTCTTCGTCCGCCTTGATGTCCCTGTGGGACGACTACAGTTTGACTTTTGGACAAACGGACGACGCGTCGCGGCAAAATAACGACTCTCGGCCGGATGCGGCGAGCTCGCTTCCGGACAAAGCGGTACGCTCGCATGCGATGGAAAAGATTCAAGCCGAGGCCCGTGAGAAGTGGGTGGATTTCGGCGGCGAGTCGTCGTCAGCCGACGCGGTCGAGTCGGGCCGAGAGGGCGTGTCCCGGTTGTTTGCCGAGCTGGACGAGCTGTCGCTGGCGGCGTCCCAGGCTCGCATTCCCGAGGCGTTTGTCCGATGTTGGGCCGCGGAGATGGTGACGGCGCTGGATTGTCTGCACCAGGAGGGCATCGTCTGCCGGGACCTCAATCCCAACAACATCCTCCTCGATCGACAAG gTCACGTTCAGCTGACGTACTTCTGCAGCTGGAGTGACGTGGAGGAGTCGTGTGACAAAGAGGCCAGCGCTAACATGTACTGCGCGCCAG AGGTGGGCGGCATCGGCGAGGAGACGGCGGCGTGCGATTGGTGGAGTTTGGGCGCCATCTTGTTTGAGCTGCTCACAAGCACG TCGCTGCTGCAGTGCCATCCGGCGGGAATCGGACGCCACACGGCGCTCAACGTCCCCGAGTGGCTGTCGGAGGAAGCGCGCTCGCTGCTGGAACAG TTGCTGCAGTACAACCCGAGCGAGCGGCTGGGCGCGGGGGTGGCCGGCGCCGACGACGTCAAATCGCACCCCTTCTTTGCCAAAGTGGACTGGAGCAAGTAG